In the genome of Brienomyrus brachyistius isolate T26 chromosome 17, BBRACH_0.4, whole genome shotgun sequence, one region contains:
- the per2 gene encoding period circadian protein homolog 2, whose translation MAEGSDTKRYLYSSVEEPDVFRVEEEEEEEACSAIGQRCCMSGLPSEGSDSSQEPRGERQRTRSLHEDVEMNGSGSSGSGTESHGNESHGNESHGNESLGSSNGNGKDSALLESSGSNKSSNSHSPSPPSSTNVFSLLSASSEPDNPSTSGCSSEQSAKAKTQKEMFKTLKELKVHLPSEKRNKGKSSTLNTLKYALRCIKQVKANEEYYQMLMINDSQLPGLDVSSYTIAEIDSITSEYTLKNTDIFAVAVSLITGKIVYISDQATSILNCKRDVFKNAKFVEFLTPQDVSVFYSFTTPYRLPSWSMCTGAESSLSDCMQEKSFFCRISGGRERRGNLQYYPFRMTPYLMKVQDPELAEEQICCLLLAERVHSGYEAPRIPTDKRIFTTTHTPNCLFQDVDERAVPLLGYLPQDLIGTPVLLHLHPSDRPLMLAVHRKILQYMGQPFDHSSIRFCARNGEYVTLDTSWSSFVNPWSRKVSFVIGRHKVRMGPVNEDVFATPDFTEGKIMDSDIQGITEQIHRLLLQPVHSIGSSGYGSLGSNGSHEQLVTVASSSDSNSSSHAPDEAHKAKPRTFQEICKGVHLLKSQEQQQPTAASSAKAGSRKNIGLEQRVRTKEAAPSPGTKENTGAQEDFPCKDQTVYSYQQISCLDSVIRYLESCNVPITVKRKCHSSSNTTSSNSDEDKQKVADGATPGESLLLEAPAGLPSIKEPKKPSGVVGASLTPLALPSKPESVASITSQCSYSSTIVHVGDKKPQPESDITEDVVESLTPTAAALAPPSQEREPYKKLGLTKQVLAAHTQKEEQAFLSRCREQRRVRSLQASCSLSLPKQRGQPNTDATPGMRGTKHGGSLADPAPKRGGRNKKTKKARLKSQESSDSTVSHRKQALRPPLQGLNQTSWSPSETSQSTFPVAYPTVMPAYPLPVYPGSGGMAPGVDAPTPGMGDSQAGQDPHFPMQPPPYTAPLVTPVMAFVMPNYVFPQVGGAPQASFPPQAAFLPQPQFPMQQPLPQHAPFVPQTPFPPQAMFPTPSFPYGLPPEPLKTPSPEPRDAPSRCSSPSSVPQDTASPPLFESRCSSPLQLNLLQLEETTRCGERQDGAVRTASVPGSSVPGSSTGDRVSQANKELQQMGSLDEGQHSDTHSSSSDLMDILLQEDSRSGTGSATSGTGSATSGTGSATSGTGSATSGTGSATSGTGSSQTSNTSKYFGSVDSSEHDHKAKADGEAKAAGGDGEHFMKCVLQDPIWLLMANADESVMMTYQLPTRDVQKVLKEDRERLRQMQKSQPRFSQDQKKELMEVHPWLLKGCLPKAVDVKKCVCCEVTGPSGPIDDGLPAMELGTLGEASEDGPCRKGGGVPPTRQTLPDKEPALQ comes from the exons ATGGCTGAAGGCTCGGATACCAAGCGGTACCTGTACAGCTCCGTGGAGGAGCCggacgtgttcagggtggaggaggaggaagaggaggaagcatGCAGCGCTATCGGCCAGCGGTGCTGCATGAGCGGCCTGCCCTCCGAGGGCAGTGACAGCAGCCAGGAGCCGCGCGGCGAGCGTCAAAGGACACGCTCCCTACACGAGGACGTGGAGATGAACGGTAGCGGCTCCAGCGGCAGCGGGACAGAGTCCCACGGCAACGAGTCGCATGGAAACGAGTCGCATGGCAACGAGTCGCTGGGCAGCTCCAATGGCAACGGCAAGGACTCGGCGCTGCTGGAGTCGTCAGGGAGTAACAAGAG ctcaaACTCCCACAGCCCATCCCCCCCCAGCAGCACCAATGTCTTCAGCTTGCTGAGTGCCAGCTCCGAGCCGGACAACCCCTCCACCAGCGGCTGCAG CAGTGAGCAGTCCGCCAAGGCCAAGACACAGAAGGAGATGTTCAAGACCCTGAAGGAGCTAAAGGTGCACCTGCCCTCAGAGAAGAGGAACAAGGGCAAGTCCAGCACACTGAACACACTGAAGTACGCCTTGCGCTGCATCAAGCAGGTCAAAG CCAATGAGGAGTACTACCAGATGCTGATGATCAACGACAGCCAGCTTCCGGGCCTCGACGTCTCGTCCTACACCATCGCCGAGATCGACAGCATCACCTCTGAGTACACGCTCAAGAATACC GACATCTTCGCCGTAGCCGTGTCCCTGATCACGGGCAAGATCGTCTACATCTCAGACCAGGCCACCTCCATCCTCAACTGCAAGCGTGACGTGTTCAAGAACGCCAAGTTCGTGGAGTTCCTGACCCCGCAGGACGTCAGCGTCTTCTACAGCTTCACCACGCCATACCGGCTGCCCTCCTGGAGCATGTGCACGGGGGCAG AGTCCTCGCTGTCTGACTGCATGCAGGAGAAGTCTTTCTTCTGCCGAATAAG CGGTGGGAGGGAGCGCCGGGGGAACCTGCAGTACTACCCCTTCCGCATGACGCCGTACCTGATGAAAGTGCAGGACCCGGAGCTGGCCGAGGAGCAGATCTGCTGCCTCCTGCTGGCAGAAAGGGTGCACTCCGGATATGAAG CTCCCAGAATCCCCACGGACAAGCGGATCTTCACGACGACGCACACGCCCAACTGCTTATTTCAGGATGTGGACGAGAG GGCAGTCCCTCTGCTGGGGTACCTGCCCCAGGACCTGATCGGGACACCCGTCCTGCTGCACCTGCACCCCAGTGACCGTCCGCTCATGCTGGCCGTGCACCGCAAGA TCCTGCAGTACATGGGCCAGCCCTTTGACCACTCCTCCATCCGCTTCTGCGCCCGCAATGGCGAGTACGTCACCCTGGACACTAGCTGGTCCAGCTTTGTGAATCCCTGGAGCCGCAAGGTGTCCTTCGTCATCGGCAGGCATAAAGTCCGCAT GGGCCCCGTGAATGAGGATGTGTTCGCCACTCCCGACTTCACCGAGGGGAAGATCATGGACTCGGACATCCAGGGAATCACTGAGCAGATCCATCGCCTGCTGCTACAG CCCGTCCACAGCATCGGCTCCAGCGGTTACGGCAGTTTGGGCAGCAACGGCTCCCACGAACAGCTCGTCACCGTGGCCTCGTCCAGcgacagcaacagcagcagccacGCACCCGACGAGGCCCACAAGGCCAAGCCG AGGACCTTCCAGGAGATCTGTAAGGGTGTCCACCTCCTGAAGAGCCAGGAGCAACAGCAGCCCACCGCAGCCTCCTCGGCCAAGGCAGGGTCCCGGAAAAACA TAGGGCTTGAGCAAAGGGTGCGGACCAAAGAGGCAGCTCCATCTCCCGGCACCAAGGAGAACACTGGTGCTCAAGAGGATTTTCCCTGTAAAGACCAGACGGTCTACTCCTACCAGCAGATCAGCTGCCTGGACAGCGTCATCAG GTACCTGGAGAGCTGCAACGTCCCCATCACAGTGAAGAGGAAGTGTCACTCGTCATCGAATACAACGTCCTCCAACTCCGACGAGGACAAGCAGAAGGTGGCCGACGGCGCTACCCCTGGAG AATCCTTGCTGCTAGAGGCCCCAGCTGGCCTGCCATCTATCAAGGAGCCTAAGAAGCCTTCAGGTGTGGTGGGGGCCTCACTGACCCCGCTGGCCCTGCCCAGCAAGCCGGAGAGTGTGGCGTCCATCACCAGCCAGTGCAGCTACAGCAGCACCATCGTCCATGTGGGGGACAAGAAGCCCCAGCCGGAATCCG ACATCACCGAAGATGTAGTGGAAAGCCTCACTCCGACGGCGGCAGCACTTGCACCTCCTAGCCAGGAGAGGGAGCCCTACAAGAAGCTGGGCCTGACCAAGCAGGTGCTGGCGGCCCACACGCAGAAGGAGGAGCAGGCCTTCCTGAGCCGCTGCCGAGAGCAGCGCCGCGTGCGGAGCCTGCAGGCCAGCTGCTCGCTCTCCCTGCCCAAGCAGCGGGGCCAACCCAACACCGATG CCACCCCCGGAATGCGAGGGACCAAGCATGGCGGGAGCCTAGCTGACCCTGCCCCCAAGAGGGGCGGCCGCAACAAGAAGACGAAGAAGGCGCGCTTAAAGTCGCAGGAATCCTCGGACAGCacggtgtcacacaggaagcagGCTCTGCGCCCCCCCCTGCAGGGCCTCAACCAGACGTCCTGGTCGCCCTCGGAGACCTCCCAATCCACCTTCCCTGTGGCCTACCCCACCGTGATGCCCGCATACCCGCTGCCTGTCTACCCAGGTTCGGGGGGCATGGCCCCCGGCGTTGATGCCCCCACCCCGGGAATGGGGGACAGCCAGGCTGGGCAGGACCCGCACTTCCCCATGCAGCCCCCGCCCTACACCGCACCGCTGGTCACACCCGTCATGGCCTTCGTCATGCCCAACTATGTCTTCCCCCAGGTGGGGGGGGCTCCGCAGGCCTCGTTCCCACCCCAGGCAGCCTTTCTGCCGCAGCCACAGTTCCCCATGCAGCAGCCCCTGCCCCAACACGCCCCCTTTGTGCCCCAAACGCCCTTCCCACCCCAAGCCATGTTCCCCACACCGTCGTTCCCCTACGGCCTGCCGCCCGAGCCCCTGAAGACCCCCAGCCCCGAGCCCCGCGACGCTCCCTCCCGCTGCTCCTCCCCCTCGTCGGTGCCACAGGACACGGCATCGCCCCCGCTTTTTGAGTCGCGCTGCAGCTCGCCACTACAGCTGAACCTGCTGCAGCTGGAGGAGACAACGCGCTGCGGGGAGAGGCAGGACGGGGCAGTGCGGACGGCCAGCGTGCCGGGGAGCAGCGTACCGGGGAGCAGCACCGGTGACAGGGTCAGCCAGGCCAACaaagagctgcagcag ATGGGCTCGCTGGACGAGGGACAGCACAGCGACACACACTCCTCTTCCAGCGACCTGATGGACATCTTGCTGCAGGAGGACTCGCGCTCGGGCACCGGCTCGGCCACCTCGGGCACCGGCTCGGCCACCTCGGGCACCGGCTCGGCCACCTCGGGCACCGGCTCGGCCACCTCGGGCACCGGCTCGGCCACCTCGGGCACAG GGAGCAGCCAGACCAGCAACACCAGCAAGTACTTTGGCAGTGTCGACTCGTCTGAGCACGACCACAAGGCCAAGGCCGACGGCGAGGCCAAGGCAGCAGGGGGCGATGGGGAGCACTTCATGAAGTGTGTGCTGCAGGATCCCATCTGGCTGCTGATGGCCAACGCAGACGAATCGGTCATGATGACCTACCAGCTCCCTACGCG GGATGTGCAGAAGGTGCTGAAGGAGGATCGGGAGCGGCTGCGGCAGATGCAGAAGAGCCAGCCGCGCTTTTCCCAGGACCAGAAGAAGGAGCTGATGGAGGTGCACCCCTGGCTTCTAAAAGGGTGTCTGCCCAAGGCTGTTGACGTGAAG aagtgtgtgtgctgtgaggTCACTGGCCCGTCGGGCCCCATCGACGACGGCCTGCCTGCCATGGAGCTGGGCACCCTGGGGGAGGCGAGTGAGGACGGCCCTTGCCGGAAGGGTGGAGGAGTGCCCCCTACAAGGCAAACGCTTCCTGACAAAGAGCCCGCCCTTCAGTAA
- the LOC125711596 gene encoding transcription cofactor HES-6-like, producing MAPVFRANKAECSAVEEEYYGIKGDRKARKPLVEKKRRARINESLQELRILLSDTDLQSKMENAEVLEMTVKRVEHVLRNRSQDADTMNREASERFAAGYIQCMHEVHMYVSSCPGIDPTVAAELLNHLLECMPLNEDNFQDMLVDLMSDASDSISNGTLPTGNGSGVTLATVGGTREVTPAFSPAPSTTSSDDFYSDLDETDVEHSHSSSEDHAVQPTTAYFKSIWRPW from the exons ATGGCCCCTGTCTTCCGAGCTAACAAAGCTGAATGTAGCGCCGTTGAGGAAGAATACTACGGGATTAAAGGAGACAGAAAG GCAAGAAAACCTTTGGTAGAGAAGAAGAGACGGGCACGAATTAACGAAAGCTTGCAAGAACTCAGGATTCTGCTGTCTGACACTGAT TTACAATCTAAAATGGAGAACGCAGAGGTGCTTGAAATGACTGTGAAACGAGTTGAACATGTCCTCAGAAATCGATCCCAAG ACGCTGACACTATGAATCGCGAGGCGAGCGAGCGCTTTGCAGCCGGTTACATCCAATGTATGCATGAGGTGCACATGTACGTGTCCAGCTGCCCGGGCATCGACCCTACGGTCGCCGCGGAGCTCCTGAATCATCTCCTGGAATGCATGCCTCTAAATGAAGACAATTTCCAGGACATGCTTGTGGATTTAATGTCGGATGCATCCGACAGCATCAGCAACGGCACTTTGCCTACCGGCAATGGGAGTGGTGTCACTTTGGCCACAGTAGGGGGTACACGCGAAGTCACCCCCGCCTTCTCCCCGGCACCATCCACTACATCCAGCGACGACTTCTATTCAGACCTAGATGAAACCGATGTGGAGCACAGTCATAGTTCCTCAGAAGACCATGCAGTCCAACCCACGACGGCGTATTTTAAATCTATATGGAGACCGTGGTAG
- the her8.2 gene encoding hairy-related 8.2 yields MTATAVTHNVEKLSSAKEERKLRKPLIERKRRERINNCLDQLKETVVGAFRLDQSKLEKADILEMTVKHLQNIQSNKFAADSTIGLEAQQKYSTGYIQCMHEVHNLLLTCEWMDKTLGSRLLNHLLKSLPRATEDTQPALTSGPPPAQQTQESCSAGPAVPSSRVFSGAAAKVQAERAQQSTGTRDKALLLPGNQLFNNQHIATLDMWRPW; encoded by the exons ATGACGGCCACCGCCGTGACCCACAACGTGGAGAAATTGTCGAGCGCTAAAGAAGAGAGAAAG CTGAGAAAGCCACTAATTGAAAGAAAAAGACGAGAAAGAATAAATAATTGTCTCGATCAGCTGAAAGAAACCGTGGTCGGCGCTTTCCGACTAGAT CAATCTAAACTGGAGAAGGCTGACATTCTTGAAATGACAGTGAAGCATCTGCAGAATATTCAGAGCAACAAATTCGCCG CTGACTCCACCATAGGGTTAGAGGCCCAGCAGAAATACAGCACGGGCTATATCCAGTGTATGCACGAGGTTCACAATCTACTGCTAACCTGTGAGTGGATGGATAAAACACTAGGCTCTCGTCTGCTCAACCACCTGCTCAAGTCGCTCCCGCGTGCTACCGAGGATACCCAGCCCGCCCTGACGTCAGGGCCCCCGCCTGCTCAGCAAACGCAGGAAAGCTGCAGCGCTGGCCCTGCGGTGCCCTCGAGCCGTGTGTTCAGCGGGGCTGCAGCCAAGGTCCAGGCAGAGCGTGCCCAGCAGAGCACGGGCACCCGCGATAAGGCGCTCCTGTTACCGGGCAACCAGCTATTTAACAATCAGCACATAGCCACACTTGACATGTGGCGGCCGTGGTGA